Part of the Archangium lipolyticum genome, CGAGCACCTCGGACAGGCGGCGGCGGAAGTGCTCGACGAAGGGGGCACCCTCCGCCACCACGTCCGTGAAGGTTCCGTCGAAATCCAACACCACGCATCGAATCGCCATCGTCCTGAGTCCTCGCGCTGTCGCAGGAAGTGGGAAATAGGCGCCCTTTCCCCCTGGAATCAAGCCGGGGCGCGTCAGGGAGGCGAGGGAACCACCTGCCGGGCAGACGTGTCAGACCCTCCGTGTAGAACGAGTCCATGGTCGGTGGAGGAACCGTGGGCCCTGGCTCTGGGGAGATGCCGGGGCCCACGGGGATGTCAGACCCTCCATGTAGACCCACGAATGTCGGCGCAGTTCAGGCGCCGCGTGCTTCGGCGGTCCCCTGGGAAGGCCGCTGGAGCAGCATGGCAGTAAGGCTGCACTTCCGCCGGGCACCTCTTGGGTGCGAAGGCGGCGGGGGCGGCGCGTCCGGATCCCCTCCCCGGGCGCGCCGCCTCATCTTTTTCGAATCAGGACAAGCCAGGGTCGAGCCCTCTCCGGGGGGCCGCTGAGCCCTTCCCACCCCTGCCTTCCAGGACGAATGGGTTGCGCCGCGCCCAAAAACTGAGCATGCTCACAAATGAGCATGGTCACTTCTCGAAAAGGAAGCTCCCCCGGAGAGGACGCCGAGGCGCCCGGACTGAGGGAGCGAAACAAGCAGGAGAAGCTGGAGCGCATCCGGGAGGCGGCGCGGGAGCTCTTCCAGGAGAAGGGCTTCGCGGAGACGACGACGCGGGAGATCGCCCAGCGGGCGGGCGTGGGGACGGGGACGCTGTTCCTCTACGCGCGGACGAAGGAGGAGCTGCTGATGCTGGTGCTCGCGGAGCGGGTGGAGGCGGTGCAGGAGGAGCGCTTCCGCACGCTGCCCCGGGAGGCCCCGCTGCTCGAGCAGTTGCTGCACGTCTTCGAGGGCTTCTTCAGCTTCTACGCGAAGGAGCCGGGGCTGGCGCGCACGTTCATCCGGGAGCTGCTCTTCCTGGAGCCGGGGCCGGCGGGTGAGCGCATGCAATTGGAGCGGACCTTCGCGGCGAGGCTGGCGGAGCTGGTGGTGGCGGCACGCGAGCGCGGCGAGGTGGCGCCGGAGGTGGACCTGGAGGTGGCTGGCTTCAATCTCTTCTCGCTGTACATCACGACGTTGATCGCCTGGCTGTCCGGGGCA contains:
- a CDS encoding TetR/AcrR family transcriptional regulator → MSMVTSRKGSSPGEDAEAPGLRERNKQEKLERIREAARELFQEKGFAETTTREIAQRAGVGTGTLFLYARTKEELLMLVLAERVEAVQEERFRTLPREAPLLEQLLHVFEGFFSFYAKEPGLARTFIRELLFLEPGPAGERMQLERTFAARLAELVVAARERGEVAPEVDLEVAGFNLFSLYITTLIAWLSGALGPGESWRPMLERTLALQLRGFGPGADTSPRKKRRQS